One Polyangiaceae bacterium DNA segment encodes these proteins:
- a CDS encoding 2-hydroxychromene-2-carboxylate isomerase: protein MAKRLEFYFDYSCPYAYLASTRVERIARATGAELSYEPFLLGGVFRALGSETPDLLPMSPARARINGLDMQRWAELFDVPLEMPATHPNRTVLALRATLASGDVPRAAHALFHAYWVDATDLSDPEVVRRALDAAGIDGAAAVDRANDDDIKTDLRRRTDVALERGVFGAPACFVDDRLYWGQDRLALVAEALGGDAALVDLIPAPAAPSPADAEVEFFFDFSSPFAYLASTQIEAVAASVGARVVFRPFLLGALFRNIGTANVPMLGFSQVKQAWVGRDLGDHAARYRVPFQFPSSFPIRSVLPLRVALAAGSELPRAMHALFRAAWCEDRDIAEPESLARILRDAELSPELLTRASDPAVKQQLRDNTDRAEALGACGAPTFVVDGHVFWGQDRLELVRRALLGWRPKAG, encoded by the coding sequence ATGGCCAAGCGTCTCGAGTTCTACTTCGACTACTCCTGCCCCTACGCATACCTTGCCTCGACACGAGTCGAGCGCATCGCGCGCGCCACGGGCGCCGAACTCAGCTACGAGCCGTTCCTGCTCGGCGGCGTCTTTCGCGCGCTGGGCAGCGAAACGCCCGACCTGTTGCCGATGAGCCCCGCTCGCGCCCGCATCAACGGTCTGGACATGCAGCGCTGGGCGGAGCTCTTCGACGTCCCGCTCGAGATGCCCGCCACCCATCCCAATCGCACGGTTCTGGCACTGCGCGCGACGCTGGCCAGCGGTGACGTTCCACGCGCCGCCCACGCGCTGTTTCACGCCTACTGGGTGGACGCGACGGATCTCAGTGATCCGGAGGTCGTGCGCCGCGCCCTCGATGCCGCGGGAATCGACGGGGCGGCGGCGGTCGATCGCGCGAACGACGACGACATCAAGACGGACCTTCGCCGCCGCACCGACGTCGCCCTCGAACGTGGGGTGTTCGGCGCGCCGGCGTGTTTCGTCGACGACCGACTCTACTGGGGTCAAGATCGACTCGCCCTCGTCGCCGAAGCCCTCGGCGGTGACGCCGCTCTCGTGGACCTCATCCCGGCGCCAGCCGCTCCTTCGCCCGCGGACGCCGAGGTCGAGTTCTTTTTCGACTTCTCCAGCCCCTTCGCCTATCTGGCCAGCACGCAGATCGAGGCTGTGGCAGCGTCCGTCGGGGCGCGCGTCGTGTTTCGGCCGTTCTTGCTCGGTGCACTCTTTCGCAACATCGGTACCGCCAACGTGCCGATGCTGGGCTTCTCTCAGGTCAAACAAGCCTGGGTGGGGCGCGACCTGGGCGACCACGCAGCTCGATACCGCGTGCCCTTCCAGTTCCCTTCCAGCTTTCCGATCCGCAGCGTGCTGCCCTTGCGGGTCGCGCTGGCCGCGGGCAGCGAGCTGCCCCGAGCGATGCACGCGCTGTTTCGCGCCGCGTGGTGCGAGGACCGCGACATCGCCGAACCCGAGAGCTTGGCGCGCATTCTGCGAGATGCCGAGCTTTCTCCGGAATTGCTCACTCGGGCATCCGACCCGGCAGTCAAACAGCAGCTACGCGACAACACCGATCGCGCCGAGGCGCTCGGCGCCTGCGGCGCGCCGACCTTCGTGGTCGATGGCCACGTGTTTTGGGGACAAGATCGCCTCGAGCTCGTGCGGCGTGCGCTTCTCGGTTGGCGGCCGAAGGCTGGCTGA
- a CDS encoding cupin domain-containing protein has protein sequence MSDPHDTLPAFIRESLGETHTSEADARELLGALASAMAVPPPASLRARLLATVDSDAEYLAPFKQRLAAWFDLSIDAMQEHLARSREALGWEAAPIPGVELFHFAGGPAAAAADCGLVRVAPQTAFPEHSHLGREAVVLLVGGYVDSEGRRWGPGDEHVMEAGTTHAYRTEDEGCLLAVRLDVGIEIPGVGRLGPG, from the coding sequence ATGAGCGATCCCCACGACACCCTGCCTGCTTTCATCCGCGAGAGCTTGGGCGAAACGCACACTTCCGAGGCCGACGCGCGGGAGTTGCTCGGTGCATTGGCGTCGGCAATGGCCGTGCCTCCTCCGGCGAGTTTGCGTGCGCGTCTGCTCGCGACCGTCGACAGCGACGCAGAATACCTGGCGCCCTTCAAGCAGCGCTTGGCCGCATGGTTCGACTTGTCAATCGACGCCATGCAGGAGCATTTGGCACGGTCCCGAGAAGCCCTGGGTTGGGAAGCAGCTCCAATCCCCGGCGTGGAATTGTTTCACTTCGCCGGCGGACCGGCAGCCGCAGCGGCGGATTGTGGCTTGGTGCGGGTCGCGCCGCAGACTGCGTTCCCCGAGCATTCGCACCTCGGGCGAGAAGCAGTGGTGCTGCTCGTCGGCGGCTACGTCGACAGCGAAGGGCGCCGCTGGGGCCCGGGCGACGAACACGTGATGGAAGCTGGCACGACCCACGCCTATCGCACCGAAGACGAAGGCTGTCTGCTCGCGGTCCGCCTGGACGTGGGCATCGAGATCCCCGGCGTCGGCCGCCTTGGTCCGGGCTAG
- a CDS encoding sigma-70 family RNA polymerase sigma factor produces the protein MAIASAWALSGSSLPPALGRWYFAPVNRRTGIDERTGVDAALMRRVARGDRAALAELYDAHAPAVYGVIRRIVRTDAEAEDVSHDVFVEAWRRASDYEPTRGSVRAWLVIRARSRALDHVKSAAVSRTDVVSDLASTQDSPDSGLTRASDGRRLLEALGALPEEQREVLFLGYFQGLSSSEIAEAMGTPVGTVKSRVATALSRLRQALGDPGKDPGR, from the coding sequence GTGGCAATCGCTTCGGCCTGGGCATTGAGTGGCTCCAGCCTTCCTCCGGCCCTCGGACGCTGGTACTTTGCCCCCGTGAATCGGCGCACTGGGATCGACGAGCGAACCGGTGTCGACGCGGCGCTGATGCGTCGAGTCGCGCGCGGCGACCGCGCGGCGCTCGCGGAGCTGTACGATGCTCACGCCCCCGCGGTCTACGGAGTGATCCGCCGCATCGTGCGCACGGACGCGGAGGCCGAGGACGTCAGTCACGACGTGTTCGTCGAGGCCTGGAGGCGGGCGAGCGACTATGAACCGACGCGCGGTTCGGTGCGAGCGTGGTTGGTCATCCGAGCGCGTAGCCGCGCCCTCGACCACGTGAAGAGCGCGGCGGTGAGCCGCACTGACGTCGTGTCGGACCTGGCCTCGACCCAGGACTCACCAGACTCGGGTTTGACGCGAGCCAGTGACGGCAGACGGCTGCTGGAGGCCCTCGGCGCACTCCCCGAAGAGCAGCGCGAAGTGCTGTTCCTCGGCTACTTCCAGGGGCTCTCCTCGTCCGAAATCGCTGAAGCCATGGGCACCCCTGTGGGCACCGTGAAGTCGCGCGTCGCCACCGCGCTCTCACGTCTGCGCCAAGCCCTTGGCGACCCGGGAAAGGATCCAGGCAGATGA
- a CDS encoding metallophosphoesterase, with protein sequence MRPQAWSFVLFFAVALTLVGAVHYYIWARLVRDLALPTWTHRGLTALVMLLFASIPLTFWFGRRLNLDAMRPLWLTTFGWLGMVFLLLVLLGTSEIMRALWGLWSRLASDLPPGDPERRVALSRMLGAVVGLGAGGLGAVATHQGLTRLIVKRIAVGLPRFPSALNGFSIVQLTDIHVGPTIRREFIERVVQRTNALQPDLIAITGDLVDGSVEQLREHIAPLARLRAKHGVYFVTGNHEYYSGAERWCEELRSMGIVVLSNSHVRVGDGAAAFVLAGVDDYSSGRFGEGPSLARALAGRDPSLEVVLLAHQPRAAFEASDAGVGLQLSGHTHGGQIWPWSVFVKLQQPVVSGLERIGRTLVYVSNGTGYWGPPMRLGAPAEITRVELSQSST encoded by the coding sequence ATGAGACCCCAGGCCTGGTCCTTCGTTCTCTTCTTCGCCGTGGCCCTGACCCTCGTCGGCGCGGTGCACTACTACATCTGGGCGCGACTGGTGCGAGATCTCGCCCTGCCAACCTGGACTCATCGCGGCCTGACGGCGCTGGTCATGCTGCTGTTCGCATCGATTCCCCTCACCTTCTGGTTTGGCCGTCGGCTGAACCTCGACGCGATGCGTCCGCTGTGGCTCACGACCTTCGGCTGGCTCGGCATGGTGTTCCTTCTGTTGGTGCTGCTCGGCACCAGCGAGATCATGCGCGCACTGTGGGGTCTGTGGTCCAGACTGGCATCGGACCTGCCGCCCGGAGATCCCGAGCGTCGAGTCGCGCTGTCACGCATGTTGGGCGCAGTGGTTGGCCTCGGGGCGGGCGGCCTCGGGGCCGTGGCCACCCATCAGGGACTCACGCGTCTCATCGTGAAACGTATCGCCGTCGGGTTGCCGCGTTTTCCCAGCGCTCTGAACGGATTTTCGATCGTGCAGCTGACCGACATTCACGTCGGCCCCACGATTCGTCGCGAGTTCATCGAGCGCGTCGTGCAGCGCACCAACGCCCTCCAGCCCGATCTGATCGCAATCACGGGCGACCTCGTGGATGGCTCGGTGGAGCAACTGCGCGAGCACATCGCTCCCCTCGCGCGCCTGAGAGCCAAGCACGGCGTGTACTTCGTGACCGGCAATCACGAGTACTACTCGGGTGCCGAGCGTTGGTGTGAAGAGCTACGCAGTATGGGCATCGTGGTGCTCAGCAACTCGCACGTTCGTGTCGGCGACGGCGCCGCTGCCTTCGTCCTTGCGGGCGTAGACGACTACAGCTCCGGGCGCTTCGGCGAGGGTCCGAGCTTGGCGCGCGCCTTGGCTGGACGCGATCCTTCGCTCGAGGTCGTGCTGCTCGCACACCAGCCCCGCGCCGCCTTCGAAGCAAGTGACGCGGGGGTCGGGCTACAACTATCCGGACACACCCACGGCGGACAAATCTGGCCCTGGAGCGTGTTCGTCAAGCTGCAGCAGCCCGTCGTGAGCGGCCTGGAGCGAATCGGCCGGACCCTGGTCTACGTCAGCAACGGCACCGGCTATTGGGGCCCGCCCATGCGGCTGGGCGCACCCGCCGAAATCACGCGCGTAGAACTGTCGCAAAGCTCCACGTGA
- a CDS encoding FAD-dependent oxidoreductase, which yields MHQLPQDIVIQLGLDDADDPKAIGERVARDLGVSPGDLPPLEVKKRSIDARKGHVRFQLTVGAAQPLGPLAEPPPREVRGPARVVIVGDGPAGLFCAYELARHGIAAVVLDRGKPVQPRRKDLKGLNVRGEVDPDSNYCFGEGGAGTYSDGKLYTRSHKRGNVRDVLEILHLHGAPAAILTDARPHIGSNKLPMVVTALRGHLEQVGVEFRFGARVVALCQAKGTVTGVTLSDGEQLEAQAVVVATGHSARDVFRFLTEAGVQLEAKPFALGLRIEHPQPLINHIQYGRFAGHPKLPAASYRLAHTDQGRGVFSFCMCPGGFIVPAATDREGLVVNGMSLSRRDSPFANSGLVTSIELADLEQLGSSDALGGVRLQQRVEAAALAAGGGALRAPATRVTDFLAGRGSSTVPKCSYRPGILGSDVGAVLAESGLSLAQRLRDGLRRFGGNMRGFVSEEAVLVATESRTSAPVRVRRDPDTLQCPELAGVFPAGEGAGYAGGIVSAAVDGMRIARAIAQSHVELCDSSTRVISAGAPSRMGGPQ from the coding sequence ATGCACCAGCTCCCGCAAGACATCGTGATTCAGCTCGGGCTGGACGACGCTGATGACCCGAAAGCCATCGGCGAGCGCGTCGCGCGTGACCTCGGCGTCTCGCCTGGGGACCTGCCGCCCTTGGAAGTGAAGAAGCGATCCATCGACGCGCGCAAGGGTCACGTTCGCTTTCAGCTCACCGTCGGCGCCGCGCAGCCGCTGGGGCCTTTGGCGGAGCCGCCGCCGCGGGAGGTGCGAGGGCCAGCGAGGGTGGTGATCGTGGGGGACGGTCCCGCCGGACTGTTTTGCGCGTACGAACTGGCGCGCCACGGCATCGCTGCAGTCGTGCTCGACCGCGGCAAGCCGGTGCAACCCCGACGCAAAGATCTGAAGGGCCTCAACGTGCGGGGCGAGGTGGATCCCGACAGCAACTACTGCTTCGGGGAAGGCGGCGCCGGAACCTACAGCGACGGCAAGCTCTACACGCGATCCCACAAGCGCGGCAACGTGCGGGACGTGTTGGAGATCTTGCACCTGCACGGCGCACCGGCCGCGATCTTGACGGACGCGCGTCCGCACATCGGCAGCAACAAGCTGCCGATGGTCGTGACGGCGCTGCGGGGGCACCTCGAGCAGGTCGGAGTGGAGTTCCGCTTTGGTGCCCGCGTCGTCGCGCTTTGCCAGGCAAAAGGCACGGTTACAGGCGTGACTCTTTCCGACGGTGAGCAGCTCGAGGCTCAGGCTGTCGTCGTGGCGACCGGGCACTCTGCGCGCGACGTGTTCCGATTCCTGACGGAAGCGGGCGTGCAGCTCGAAGCGAAGCCCTTCGCCCTGGGGCTGCGCATCGAACACCCGCAACCCCTGATCAATCACATCCAGTATGGTCGATTCGCAGGTCACCCCAAGCTGCCTGCCGCCAGCTATCGTCTGGCGCACACGGACCAAGGTCGGGGCGTGTTCTCGTTCTGTATGTGTCCTGGCGGGTTCATCGTGCCGGCAGCCACGGACCGTGAGGGGCTGGTCGTCAATGGCATGAGTCTTTCACGGCGCGACTCTCCCTTTGCCAATTCTGGCCTGGTGACGAGCATCGAACTCGCCGACCTAGAGCAGCTCGGCTCGAGCGACGCGCTGGGTGGAGTGCGCCTGCAGCAACGCGTGGAAGCGGCGGCACTGGCCGCGGGCGGCGGCGCGCTGCGGGCGCCCGCGACGCGGGTCACGGACTTCTTGGCGGGACGGGGCTCGAGCACCGTACCCAAATGCAGCTATCGCCCGGGGATCCTCGGCAGCGACGTCGGCGCGGTGCTGGCCGAGAGCGGACTATCCTTGGCGCAGCGCCTGCGGGACGGACTGCGACGCTTCGGCGGCAACATGCGTGGTTTCGTCAGCGAGGAGGCGGTGCTCGTCGCCACCGAATCACGCACCAGCGCGCCGGTGCGCGTCCGGCGAGATCCCGACACGCTGCAATGTCCAGAGCTCGCAGGGGTGTTTCCCGCGGGGGAGGGCGCGGGCTACGCCGGAGGCATCGTCAGTGCCGCGGTCGACGGCATGCGCATCGCACGTGCCATCGCCCAGAGTCACGTGGAGCTTTGCGACAGTTCTACGCGCGTGATTTCGGCGGGTGCGCCCAGCCGCATGGGCGGGCCCCAATAG
- a CDS encoding AAA family ATPase — MRLLRLGLVRFGPFTDAQLDFSAAPAALHVIHGPNEAGKSTALRALSGLLFGIPERTDDGHVHPLSQLLLAARLEVEGRTLVLSRKKGRKNTLLDEAGQPLDEGLLGAALRGVTRESFESAFALDGKRLRDGGHSLTEGSADTGQVLFDASSGGVAVERVKATLEGEAAEIFKPGRASKPLLNERLAQHKELREGLKNSITSPEAFARQESELRARLAEKASVERRLRELRIEQARLGRAKIVLPSLRRREQCLERLAGLGRVAGLPLDLERRHRQIEERERAADGEVRVLAQRIARAEERLESLGGEDDVLSLPSAELDRLADWVGRERKARADLPKVRQQLADKTQEVGRALARLELSSIADVERLLLSPQRNQTLSELATKRPPELEELRAELREAEARLAEAVAAVEGLGAAQDCGELERRLQRASRQGDLDASVSEMEAEVQRRQRGLQRELKALRPWEGDADTLRGLALPASESLREYAQQELALDSRAARLEERKQELEGEADAADLELTALLAERDVPSEAMLDAARADRDRALALLLDEPETPRADGLAGALRDKVRAADELADRLRREADRVQLAAKYQTTAERARRELKRIAEERRELERARDALRHALQQHLACAGVLLPSVREAQSWLERAHASRLDAEASFEMRDKLSTQQRRRDEEVAALGALLVEDLSGLSLADASERAQAALARRRTAQAKRERAESLRDGARTRLEDAQRRLDRAERTRASWQQSWREVTSGLGLGELPAPELTLTVLREAQVLAVLESERSTLERRVSGMERDSKQLRDLLCQLEPTAAPSRSASDELARADGLLERVKRARTTEARRAELGSEVADAKIDLAYARERLAEATRELDELLAESGAASRSELSEVEAAIAERSATSAELAQLEGALMAAGDGLTMAQLMEETRSLSPEDVRARLAEIESELEENLDKREALAVDISDIEGGRARLSADAAERLEKTQASAAEIRALCERWLRLRLASVVLGREVERFRHDNQGPMLARGSELFAELTGQRYVELRSELGDSDRPTLRAVRHDGVSLAPKQLSEGTADQLYLALRLAAYELHLREGTCLPLVLDDVLASFDDERARSTLQVLAKVAAGGQVLLFTHHEFVVREASETLGAGVHVHRLQKPSAGQRAGVAASPLR; from the coding sequence TTGCGCCTCCTGCGACTCGGCCTGGTGCGCTTTGGTCCTTTCACGGATGCGCAGCTGGATTTCAGCGCGGCGCCGGCGGCTCTGCACGTGATTCATGGCCCGAACGAAGCGGGCAAGAGCACGGCACTGCGGGCGCTCTCCGGGCTGCTCTTCGGCATTCCGGAGCGCACCGACGACGGGCACGTGCATCCGCTGTCGCAGTTGCTCTTGGCAGCACGTTTGGAGGTCGAGGGGCGCACCCTCGTGCTGTCACGGAAAAAGGGTCGCAAGAACACTCTGCTCGACGAAGCTGGGCAGCCCCTCGACGAGGGCCTGCTCGGCGCGGCGTTGCGCGGTGTGACCCGTGAAAGCTTCGAGTCGGCGTTCGCTCTCGACGGCAAGCGACTGCGCGACGGCGGACACAGCCTGACCGAGGGTAGCGCTGACACGGGACAGGTCCTGTTCGATGCCAGCAGCGGCGGCGTGGCCGTAGAGCGCGTGAAGGCAACACTGGAGGGAGAAGCCGCGGAGATCTTCAAGCCCGGCCGCGCGAGCAAACCCCTGCTCAACGAAAGGCTCGCACAGCACAAAGAGCTGCGGGAGGGCTTGAAGAACAGCATCACGTCGCCGGAGGCCTTCGCCCGACAAGAGTCCGAACTCCGCGCGCGCCTCGCTGAAAAGGCGTCCGTGGAGCGACGCCTGCGCGAGCTGCGAATCGAGCAGGCTCGACTGGGGCGCGCGAAGATCGTGCTGCCATCCCTACGGCGCCGGGAGCAGTGCCTGGAGCGCCTGGCAGGTCTCGGGCGCGTCGCGGGACTGCCGCTGGACTTGGAGCGACGTCACCGGCAGATCGAAGAGCGAGAGCGTGCGGCCGACGGCGAAGTTCGCGTGCTGGCGCAGCGCATCGCCCGTGCCGAAGAACGGCTGGAGTCTCTGGGGGGCGAAGACGACGTGCTGTCGCTGCCGAGCGCGGAGCTGGATCGTCTGGCCGACTGGGTGGGGCGGGAGCGCAAAGCCCGCGCCGATCTGCCCAAAGTGCGGCAGCAGCTCGCGGACAAGACGCAGGAGGTTGGACGCGCACTGGCTCGGCTCGAGCTGAGTTCGATAGCCGACGTCGAACGCTTGCTGCTGTCGCCGCAGCGCAACCAAACCCTGAGCGAACTCGCAACCAAGCGGCCCCCCGAGTTGGAAGAGCTTCGGGCCGAGCTACGCGAAGCGGAAGCTCGTCTTGCGGAGGCCGTCGCGGCCGTCGAGGGGCTGGGAGCAGCTCAGGACTGCGGTGAGCTGGAGCGGCGCCTGCAGCGCGCCAGTCGTCAGGGAGACTTGGACGCGAGCGTCTCCGAGATGGAGGCCGAAGTGCAGCGCCGCCAGCGTGGGCTGCAGCGCGAATTGAAGGCGCTGCGACCTTGGGAGGGCGATGCAGACACGCTTCGGGGGTTGGCGCTGCCCGCCAGTGAGAGCCTGCGAGAGTACGCGCAGCAGGAGTTAGCGCTCGACTCGCGTGCGGCGCGGTTGGAAGAGCGAAAGCAGGAACTCGAAGGTGAGGCTGACGCGGCTGACTTGGAGCTGACGGCGCTGCTCGCGGAGCGCGACGTGCCAAGCGAGGCTATGCTCGACGCTGCGCGCGCGGATCGAGATCGAGCGCTGGCCCTGTTGCTGGACGAGCCCGAGACGCCGCGAGCGGACGGCTTGGCTGGCGCGCTGCGCGACAAGGTCCGTGCGGCCGATGAGCTGGCAGACCGACTCAGGCGAGAAGCCGATCGCGTGCAACTCGCAGCGAAGTACCAGACGACGGCGGAGCGCGCGCGCCGCGAGCTGAAGCGCATCGCGGAAGAGCGGAGAGAGCTCGAACGCGCGCGGGATGCGCTGCGCCACGCTCTGCAGCAGCACCTGGCCTGCGCGGGGGTTCTCTTGCCGTCAGTCCGAGAAGCACAAAGCTGGCTCGAACGCGCCCACGCCTCGAGGCTCGACGCGGAAGCCTCGTTCGAGATGCGGGACAAGCTGTCGACGCAGCAGCGGCGCCGCGACGAGGAAGTCGCGGCCCTCGGCGCGCTCTTGGTGGAGGACTTGTCGGGTCTGTCCCTCGCCGATGCCAGCGAACGCGCCCAAGCGGCGCTGGCGCGGAGGCGAACGGCGCAGGCCAAGCGCGAGCGCGCCGAGAGCTTGCGTGACGGTGCACGCACGCGGCTGGAGGACGCGCAGCGGCGCCTCGATCGCGCCGAGCGCACGCGCGCCAGCTGGCAGCAGAGCTGGCGCGAGGTGACGTCGGGGCTCGGGCTGGGTGAGCTGCCCGCGCCGGAGCTCACCCTGACGGTCCTGCGGGAGGCGCAGGTATTGGCGGTGCTCGAGAGTGAGCGCAGCACGCTGGAGCGTCGAGTCAGCGGAATGGAACGCGACAGCAAGCAGCTGCGGGACTTGCTCTGTCAGCTGGAGCCGACGGCGGCGCCGTCTCGAAGTGCGAGCGACGAGCTGGCGCGCGCGGACGGACTTCTGGAGCGCGTCAAGCGCGCTCGCACGACTGAAGCCCGGCGCGCGGAGCTCGGTAGCGAGGTGGCCGACGCCAAGATTGACCTTGCCTACGCGCGGGAGCGGCTTGCGGAAGCGACGCGGGAGCTGGATGAGCTGCTCGCGGAGAGCGGCGCGGCTTCTCGAAGCGAACTTTCGGAGGTGGAGGCGGCCATTGCGGAGCGCAGCGCGACGAGCGCGGAACTCGCGCAACTGGAGGGTGCGCTCATGGCAGCGGGCGACGGGCTGACGATGGCGCAGCTGATGGAGGAGACGCGCTCGCTCAGCCCCGAAGACGTGCGTGCGCGCCTGGCAGAGATCGAAAGCGAGCTGGAAGAGAACCTGGACAAGCGCGAGGCTCTCGCCGTCGATATTTCGGATATCGAAGGGGGGCGCGCGCGGCTGTCGGCGGACGCGGCCGAGCGTCTGGAGAAGACCCAGGCGAGCGCTGCGGAGATCCGCGCGCTATGCGAGCGCTGGCTGCGCTTGCGGCTGGCATCGGTCGTGCTCGGGCGCGAGGTGGAGCGCTTTCGTCACGACAATCAAGGGCCGATGCTGGCTCGGGGCAGCGAACTCTTCGCGGAACTCACGGGCCAGCGCTACGTCGAGCTGCGTTCGGAACTCGGGGACAGCGACCGCCCCACGCTGCGTGCCGTTCGTCATGATGGTGTGAGCTTGGCGCCCAAACAGCTCTCCGAGGGTACTGCGGATCAGCTGTATCTCGCGCTGCGGCTTGCCGCCTATGAGCTGCACCTGCGCGAGGGGACGTGCCTGCCGCTGGTGCTCGACGACGTGCTCGCGAGCTTCGACGACGAGCGGGCGCGGTCGACGCTGCAAGTGCTGGCGAAGGTGGCCGCGGGAGGCCAGGTGTTGCTCTTCACCCACCACGAGTTCGTGGTGCGCGAGGCCAGCGAAACCTTGGGGGCTGGCGTGCATGTTCACCGGCTGCAGAAGCCGAGTGCAGGTCAACGCGCGGGCGTGGCGGCTTCGCCGCTGCGCTAG
- a CDS encoding DNA repair exonuclease — MLIVHAADLHLDSPMLGLARYDGAPTSRLRLATRHAFTALIDQCLELDARLLLLAGDLYDGDWRDYTTGLFFLGELARLADSGCRVLFIRGNHDAQSRITRELRLPEHVQEFDCKHPESKCFEDLGIAVHGQGFARAAVTEDLAAAYPDPVPGLLNIGLLHTSLGGRPGHEPYAPCSQQRLEDLGYDYWALGHVHQREVVSAAPYIVYPGNLQGRHARETGEKGATLLESEGGRIQRVEPLVLDVVRWSNVEVQLEEVSVLDDALERVEVALTGARQAAEDRLLAARVTLTGASPLHAVLAADSDRMLAEVRLIAGALDDVWIEKLRVETRERVELEARAAEDDLLAQVARAFDLAAADPEMLADLGAQLGDLRQKLPTELRQGPEALRLDDEATLVRALGEAKQVVLARLLQREG, encoded by the coding sequence ATGTTGATCGTGCACGCCGCCGACCTGCACCTCGACAGCCCCATGCTAGGGCTGGCCCGCTACGATGGAGCACCCACGTCGCGCCTGCGCCTGGCGACACGTCACGCGTTCACCGCGCTGATCGATCAGTGTCTCGAGCTGGACGCTCGCCTGTTGCTCTTGGCGGGGGATCTCTACGACGGCGACTGGCGGGACTACACCACAGGACTGTTCTTCTTGGGGGAGTTGGCACGATTGGCGGACAGCGGGTGTCGAGTGCTCTTCATCCGCGGAAATCACGATGCCCAGAGCCGAATCACTCGCGAGCTGCGCTTGCCTGAACACGTGCAGGAGTTCGACTGCAAACATCCCGAGAGCAAGTGCTTCGAGGATCTCGGAATCGCCGTACACGGTCAGGGCTTCGCACGAGCGGCGGTGACCGAAGATCTCGCCGCAGCCTATCCGGATCCAGTGCCGGGGCTGCTCAACATCGGGCTGTTGCACACCTCGCTCGGCGGAAGGCCGGGACACGAACCCTACGCGCCGTGTAGCCAGCAGCGCCTGGAAGATCTCGGCTACGACTACTGGGCACTGGGTCACGTGCACCAGCGCGAGGTGGTCAGTGCCGCTCCCTACATCGTGTACCCGGGCAACCTGCAGGGGCGACATGCGCGGGAAACCGGCGAAAAGGGCGCGACCCTGCTGGAGAGCGAGGGCGGGCGGATCCAACGGGTCGAGCCCCTGGTGCTCGACGTCGTGCGCTGGTCCAACGTCGAGGTGCAGCTCGAAGAGGTGAGCGTCCTCGACGACGCCTTGGAGCGGGTGGAGGTTGCGCTGACGGGCGCGCGCCAGGCGGCCGAGGACCGCTTGCTCGCGGCACGGGTGACTCTGACGGGGGCATCACCTCTGCACGCAGTGCTGGCCGCGGACTCCGACCGCATGCTCGCGGAGGTGCGTCTCATTGCCGGAGCGCTGGACGACGTGTGGATCGAGAAGCTGCGGGTCGAGACGCGCGAGCGTGTCGAACTGGAGGCGCGCGCGGCAGAAGACGATCTTCTTGCTCAGGTGGCGCGGGCCTTCGACCTAGCGGCAGCAGATCCCGAGATGCTTGCCGACCTGGGCGCGCAGCTCGGCGATCTTCGTCAAAAGCTCCCGACGGAACTGAGACAGGGACCCGAGGCCTTGCGCTTGGACGACGAGGCGACCTTGGTTCGCGCCCTGGGTGAAGCGAAGCAGGTCGTACTCGCACGCCTGCTGCAGCGGGAGGGGTGA
- a CDS encoding Uma2 family endonuclease, translating into MAQAQLIPRRLSRVEYDRMAALDFFRGERVELIRGMVIKMSPIGPPHASVVDRLTRLLVLGIGERALVRIQQPFLAYDESEPEPDVAVVPESSYSERHPDAALLMIEVAETSLDYDRDIKGPLYAASGVQEYWIVDVASRAIEMFSEGDGTRFNRVRRIASGGIGPAAFPDVIIDIAQLFV; encoded by the coding sequence ATGGCCCAGGCGCAACTCATTCCCCGCCGTCTTTCTCGGGTGGAGTACGACCGGATGGCCGCGCTCGACTTCTTCCGTGGAGAACGCGTGGAGTTGATCCGCGGTATGGTCATCAAGATGTCGCCAATCGGCCCTCCCCATGCGAGCGTCGTCGATCGCCTGACCCGTCTGCTGGTGTTGGGAATTGGCGAGCGTGCTCTCGTCCGTATCCAACAGCCTTTCTTGGCGTACGATGAATCCGAGCCCGAACCGGACGTCGCGGTGGTCCCGGAATCGAGCTACTCGGAGCGGCACCCGGACGCGGCGCTCTTGATGATCGAAGTAGCCGAGACTTCGCTCGACTACGACCGCGACATCAAGGGTCCGCTATACGCAGCGTCGGGCGTGCAAGAATACTGGATCGTCGACGTCGCGTCGCGCGCAATCGAGATGTTTTCCGAGGGCGACGGAACACGCTTCAACCGCGTGCGCCGAATTGCCAGCGGAGGCATTGGTCCGGCCGCGTTTCCTGACGTAATCATCGACATCGCCCAGCTCTTCGTTTGA